From the genome of Myripristis murdjan chromosome 22, fMyrMur1.1, whole genome shotgun sequence, one region includes:
- the LOC115353987 gene encoding putative nuclease HARBI1, with protein MACPFVDDPVDEGAVFLRRELNLRREVVIKPRIDVLAFPDTFLFERYRFTSQSILYIHNLIRPHIRNITHRSRALTSQQILCVALRFFANGSFLYDVGDAERLSKATVCRAVRKVCLALKQILPNFVVFPGQKPLSAIKEEFHRIAGFPNVIGCIDGTHIPITAPSHNEAEYVNRKSIHSINVQITCDAAHVITSVEAKWPGSVPDSKIYRESNLSDRLQSGELDGLLLGDRGYPCQPMLLTPYPDPEPGPQQNFNRAHCTTRARVEMTIGLLKARFQCLRHLRMNPERACDIIVACVVLHNIATIRGEQQPAPQIEDPDDDPIQPSAMEDGRAVRDTICNNHFRD; from the exons ATGGCGTGTCCTTTTGTTGACGACCCGGTGGATGAAGGTGCGGTGTttctgcgcagagaattaaatctCCGTCGGGAGGTGGTGATTAAACCGCGCATCGATGTTTTAGCCTTTCCAGACACTTTtctttttgagcgttaccgttTCACGTCACAGTCGATCCTCTACATCCACAACCTGATCCGCCCTCACATCAGAAACATCACCCACCGCAGCCGTGCTCTCACGTCCCAGCAGATATTGTGTGTTGCGTTGCGTTTCTTTGCGAATGGGAGTTTTTTATACGATGTCGGAGATGCAGAGCGCCTGAGTAAAGCCACGGTGTGCAGGGCGGTCAGGAAGGTGTGCCTCGCCCTCAAACAGATCTTACCAAACTTCGTGGTTTTCCCTGGACAGAAACCTCTCAGTGCCATCAAGGAGGAGTTCCACAGGATTGCAG GATTTCCCAATGTGATCGGCTGCATAGATGGCACCCACATCCCCATCACTGCCCCCTCGCACAATGAAGCCGAGTATGTGAATAGGAAGTCCATTCACAGCATAAATGTGCAG ATCACATGTGATGCTGCACACGTAATAACCAGTGTGGAGGCCAAGTGGCCCGGGTCAGTTCCTGACTCAAAGATTTATCGCGAGTCGAACCTGAGCGACAGACTGCAAAGTG GAGAGCTTGATGGCCTTCTGCTGGGTGACAGGGGTTACCCATGCCAACCTATGCTGCTGACCCCTTACCCTGACCCTGAGCCAGGCCCCCAACAGAACTTCAACCGGGCTCACTGCACGACCAGAGCCCGGGTGGAGATGACCATAGGCCTGCTGAAAGCCCGTTTCCAGTGTCTACGTCACCTCAGGATGAACCCTGAGAGGGCCTGCGATATTATTGTGGCATGTGTTGTCCTTCATAACATTGCCACTATCAGAGGAGAGCAACAGCCTGCCCCGCAAATTGAAGATCCCGATGATGACCCCATCCAGCCGTCAGCTATGGAGGACGGCAGAGCAGTCAGAGACACCATATGCAATAATCACTTCAGAGACTGa